In Oncorhynchus clarkii lewisi isolate Uvic-CL-2024 chromosome 2, UVic_Ocla_1.0, whole genome shotgun sequence, one DNA window encodes the following:
- the LOC139368400 gene encoding SIN3 transcription regulator family member Aa isoform X3 — protein sequence MVPQNSSGHVHTPSPTVHHHSPAVQPHGPPVMQCHAHPPASAQGQQQFQRLKVEDALSYLDQVKLQFGNQPQVYNDFLDIMKEFKSQSIDTPGVISRVSQLFKGHPDLIMGFNTFLPPGYKIEVATNDLVNVTTPGQIHHITPHGISVSQIPLSGPPTPHQPQVPAPTTTSAPPHPTQPTPTKMSKQPLQSPVLTPSSQPNPSIPAYASPQSPTLQPHTPISGTPNAPPLQNNQPVEFNHAINYVNKIKNRFQGQPDIYKAFLEILHTYQKEQRNAKEAGGNYTPALTEQEVYAQVARLFKNQEDLLSEFGQFLPDANSSVLLSKTTAEKAESVWNDHGGTAKKLQLNNKQRPNQNGCQIRMLSGTVATPPVKKKPKLLNLKDSSLVEASKHGDGTESLFFEKVRKALRSAEAYDNFLRCLVIFNQEVISRAELVQLVLPFLGRFPELFNWFKNFLGYREMSHTERYPKERALEGIAMEIDYASCKRLGSSYRALPKSYTQPKCTGRTPLCKEVLNDTWVSFPSWSEDSTFVSSKKTQYEEHIYRCEDERFELDVVLETNLATIRMLETVQRKLSRMSAEEQAKFRLDNTLGGSSEVIHRKAIQRIYGEKAPDIIDGLKKNPAISVPIVLKRLKTKEEEWREAQRGFNKIWREQNEKYYLKSLDHQGINFKQNDTKVLRSKTLLNEIESIYDERQEQASEENTAMPSGPHLTLTYKDSQILEDAAALIIHHVKRQTGIQKEDKYKIKQIIHHLIPDMLFAQRGELSDLEEEEEEELDEAVAKKHNGVTQGGSPNKSSKLLFCNTGAQKLRSCTEAYNLFYVNNNWYIFLRLHQTLCSRLMRIYGQAERQIEEDIRERDWEREVLGLKRDKNDNPAIQLRLKEPMDIEVEDYYSAFLEMVRNLLDGNMEPAQYEDSLREMFTIHAYTAFTMDKLIQSIVRQLQHIVSDEICVQVTDLYLAEGTNGATGGPLPTQTSRASAEGCYQRKAEQIMSDENCFKLMFLKNRGHVQLTVELLDTEEENSDEPMEAERWSDYVGRYLNSDSTSPELREHLAQKPVFLPRNLRRIRKYQRGREQLEKEASEGEKKSTENAENLKMECMFKLNSYKMVYVFKSEDYMYRRTALLRAHQSHERVSTRLHKRFQAWVDSWVKEHVTRDMAAETNKWLMGEGRDGLVPCTTTRELEILHFMNINKYRVKYGSPFKAP from the exons ATGGTGCCACAGAACTCGAGTGGTCATGTGCACACCCCTAGCCCAACTGTACACCACCACAGTCCAGCGGTCCAGCCCCACGGGCCCCCTGTAATGCAGTGTCACGCTCACCCCCCTGCCTCAGCCCAGGGCCAGCAGCAATTCCAGAGGCTCAAG gtGGAAGATGCTTTGTCTTACCTGGATCAAGTGAAACTCCAGTTTGGCAACCAACCTCAAGTCTACAATGACTTCCTGGACATCATGAAGGAGTTCAAGTCTCAAAG CATTGACACTCCAGGGGTGATAAGCAGGGTATCCCAGCTCTTCAAAGGCCACCCCGACCTCATTATGGGATTCAACACCTTCCTGCCACCGGGCTACAAGATCGAGGTTGCGACCAACGACCTGGTCAATGTAACCACGCCGGGTCAGATCCACCACATCACCCCTCACGGCATTTCTGTCTCACAAATCCCCCTGTCGGGACCACCCACCCCGCACCAGCCCCAGGTGCCAGCCCCCACCACCACCTCTGcaccaccccatcccacacaGCCAACCCCTACCAAGATGAGCAAG CAGCCACTGCAATCTCCAGTCCTCACGCCAAGCAGCCAGCCCAATCCGTCCATCCCCGCCTATGCCTCCCCCCAATCCCCAACCCTGCAGCCCCACACACCGATCAGTGGCACGCCCAATGCCCCTCCGCTGCAGAACAACCAGCCTGTGGAGTTCAATCATGCCATCAACTACGTCAACAAGATCAAGAACCGTTTCCAGGGTCAGCCGGACATCTACAAAGCCTTCCTGGAGATCCTGCACACCTACCAG AAGGAGCAGCGGAATGCTAAGGAGGCAGGAGGGAACTACACCCCAGCCCTGACAGAGCAGGAGGTCTATGCCCAGGTGGCCCGGCTCTTCAAGAACCAGGAGGACCTTCTCTCTGAGTTTGGCCAGTTCTTACCAGATGCCAACAGCTCGGTG CTATTAAGCAAGACGACAGCAGAAAAGGCGGAGTCTGTGTGGAATGACCACGGTGGCACAGCGAAGAAGCTGCAGCTCAACAACAAACAGAGGCCCAATCAGAACGGTTGCCAGATCCGCATGCTCTCTGGGACGGTTGCCACACCCCCTGTCAAG AAGAAGCCCAAGTTACTGAATTTGAAAGACTCGTCCCTGGTAGAAGCCAGCAAACATGGAGATGGCACAGAATCTCTGTTCTTTGAGAAG gtGCGGAAGGCCTTGCGGAGTGCAGAGGCCTATGACAACTTCCTGCGTTGTTTGGTTATCTTCAACCAAGAGGTCATCTCCAGGGCTGAGCTGGTGCAACTGGTGCTGCCTTTCCTGGG GAGATTCCCCGAACTGTTCAATTGGTTCAAGAACTTCCTAGGATACCGGGAAATGTCCCACACTGAGCGCTATCCCAAGGAGCGTGCCTTGGAGGGCATTGCCATGGAGATCGACTATGCTTCCTGCAAGAGACTGGGCTCGAGTTACAGAGCACTGCCGAAGAGCTACACGCAGCCCAAGTGCACCGGGAGAACGCCACTGTGCAAAGAG GTCCTCAATGACACCTGGGTGTCCTTCCCTTCCTGGTCTGAAGACTCCACCTTTGTGAGCTCCAAAAAGACTCAGTATGAGGAGCACATCTACAGATGTGAGGATGAACGCTTCGAG CTGGACGTGGTGCTGGAGACCAACCTGGCCACCATCCGCATGCTGGAGACCGTACAAAGAAAACTGTCGCGTATGTCTGCAGAGGAGCAGGCTAAGTTCCGCCTGGACAACACGCTGGGAGGCTCCTCGGAAGTCATCCATCGCAAGGCCATCCAGAGGATATACGGTGAAAAGGCCCCTGACATCATCGATGGGCTCAAGAAGAACCCTGCCATTTCTGTTCCCATTGTGCTGAAGAG GTTAAAGACCAAGGAGGAGGAGTGGCGGGAAGCCCAGAGGGGCTTCAACAAGATCTGGAGGGAGCAGAATGAGAAGTACTACTTGAAGTCTCTCGACCACCAAGGTATCAACTTCAAACAGAACGACACCAAGGTGCTACGATCCAAGACActgctcaatgagattgagagCATCTACGACGAG CGACAGGAACAGGCGTCGGAGGAGAACACCGCGATGCCCAGTGGCCCCCACCTGACTTTGACCTACAAGGACAGCCAGATCCTGGAGGATGCTGCCGCCCTCATCATCCACCACGTCAAGCGGCAGACGGGCATCCAGAAGGAGGATAAGTACAAGATCAAACAAATCATTCACCACTTGATCCCAGACATGCTGTTCGCCCAGCGCGGCGAGCTCTCGGAcctggaggaagaagaggaagaggagctggATGAGGCCGTGGCTAAGAAGCACAATGGTGTCACGCAAGGCGGAAGCCCCAACAAGTCCTCCAAGCTCCTCTTCTGCAACACGGGTGCCCAGAAGCTGAGAAGTTGCACCGAGGCCTACAATCTATTTTACGTCAACAATAACTGGTACATCTTCCTGCGGCTGCACCAGACACTGTGCTCGCGGCTGATGCGGATCTACGGGCAGGCGGAGAGACAAATTGAGGAGGACATCCGGGAgcgtgactgggagagagaagtGCTGGGCCTCAAGCGAGACAAGAATGACAACCCTGCCATCCAGCTGAGACTGAAAGAGCCCA TGGATATAGAGGTGGAGGACTACTACTCTGCCTTCCTGGAGATGGTGCGGAACCTTCTGGATGGCAACATGGAGCCGGCTCAGTACGAGGACTCCCTCCGGGAGATGTTCACCATCCATGCCTACACCGCCTTCACCATGGACAAACTCATCCAGAGCATCGTCAGGCAG CTCCAGCACATAGTGAGTGACGAGATCTGCGTGCAGGTGACAGACCTGTACTTAGCAGAGGGCACCAACGGGGCCACCGGAGGTCCCCTTCCCACCCAGACATCCAGAGCTTCCGCAGAGGGATGCTACCAGCGCAAGGCGGAACAGATCATGTCCGATGAGAATTGCTTCAAG CTTATGTTTCTAAAGAACAGAGGCCATGTTCAACTGACAGTGGAGCTTCTGGACACCGAGGAGGAGAACTCCGATGAACCCATGGAGGCAGAG CGCTGGTCAGATTACGTGGGTCGCTACCTGAATTCTGACTCTACCTCTCCAGAGTTGCGGGAACACCTTGCTCAGAAACCTGTCTTCCTTCCCAG GAACCTCCGTCGGATACGGAAGTACCAAAGGGGTAGGGAGCAGCTAGAGAAGGAGGCcagcgagggagagaaaaagtCCACAGAGAATGCTGAGAACCTTAAAATGGAATGTATGTTTAAGCTCAACTCCTACAAGATGGTTTATGTCTTCAAGTCTGAGGACTACATGTACCGACGCACTGCCTTGCTGCGAGCTCACCAG TCACACGAGAGAGTGAGCACCCGGTTGCACAAGCGCTTCCAGGCCTGGGTCGACTCCTGGGTGAAGGAGCATGTCACTCGCGACATGGCCGCTGAGACCAACAAGTGGCTGATGGGAGAGGGGCGTGACGGCCTGGTGCCGTGCACCACCACCCGCGAGCTGGAGATCCTCCACTTCATGAACATCAACAAGTACCGTGTCAAATACGGCTCACCCTTCAAAGCACCATAA
- the LOC139368400 gene encoding SIN3 transcription regulator family member Aa isoform X4 encodes MVPQNSSGHVHTPSPTVHHHSPAVQPHGPPVMQCHAHPPASAQGQQQFQRLKVEDALSYLDQVKLQFGNQPQVYNDFLDIMKEFKSQSIDTPGVISRVSQLFKGHPDLIMGFNTFLPPGYKIEVATNDLVNVTTPGQIHHITPHGISVSQIPLSGPPTPHQPQVPAPTTTSAPPHPTQPTPTKMSKPLQSPVLTPSSQPNPSIPAYASPQSPTLQPHTPISGTPNAPPLQNNQPVEFNHAINYVNKIKNRFQGQPDIYKAFLEILHTYQKEQRNAKEAGGNYTPALTEQEVYAQVARLFKNQEDLLSEFGQFLPDANSSVLLSKTTAEKAESVWNDHGGTAKKLQLNNKQRPNQNGCQIRMLSGTVATPPVKKKPKLLNLKDSSLVEASKHGDGTESLFFEKVRKALRSAEAYDNFLRCLVIFNQEVISRAELVQLVLPFLGRFPELFNWFKNFLGYREMSHTERYPKERALEGIAMEIDYASCKRLGSSYRALPKSYTQPKCTGRTPLCKEVLNDTWVSFPSWSEDSTFVSSKKTQYEEHIYRCEDERFELDVVLETNLATIRMLETVQRKLSRMSAEEQAKFRLDNTLGGSSEVIHRKAIQRIYGEKAPDIIDGLKKNPAISVPIVLKRLKTKEEEWREAQRGFNKIWREQNEKYYLKSLDHQGINFKQNDTKVLRSKTLLNEIESIYDERQEQASEENTAMPSGPHLTLTYKDSQILEDAAALIIHHVKRQTGIQKEDKYKIKQIIHHLIPDMLFAQRGELSDLEEEEEEELDEAVAKKHNGVTQGGSPNKSSKLLFCNTGAQKLRSCTEAYNLFYVNNNWYIFLRLHQTLCSRLMRIYGQAERQIEEDIRERDWEREVLGLKRDKNDNPAIQLRLKEPMDIEVEDYYSAFLEMVRNLLDGNMEPAQYEDSLREMFTIHAYTAFTMDKLIQSIVRQLQHIVSDEICVQVTDLYLAEGTNGATGGPLPTQTSRASAEGCYQRKAEQIMSDENCFKLMFLKNRGHVQLTVELLDTEEENSDEPMEAERWSDYVGRYLNSDSTSPELREHLAQKPVFLPRNLRRIRKYQRGREQLEKEASEGEKKSTENAENLKMECMFKLNSYKMVYVFKSEDYMYRRTALLRAHQSHERVSTRLHKRFQAWVDSWVKEHVTRDMAAETNKWLMGEGRDGLVPCTTTRELEILHFMNINKYRVKYGSPFKAP; translated from the exons ATGGTGCCACAGAACTCGAGTGGTCATGTGCACACCCCTAGCCCAACTGTACACCACCACAGTCCAGCGGTCCAGCCCCACGGGCCCCCTGTAATGCAGTGTCACGCTCACCCCCCTGCCTCAGCCCAGGGCCAGCAGCAATTCCAGAGGCTCAAG gtGGAAGATGCTTTGTCTTACCTGGATCAAGTGAAACTCCAGTTTGGCAACCAACCTCAAGTCTACAATGACTTCCTGGACATCATGAAGGAGTTCAAGTCTCAAAG CATTGACACTCCAGGGGTGATAAGCAGGGTATCCCAGCTCTTCAAAGGCCACCCCGACCTCATTATGGGATTCAACACCTTCCTGCCACCGGGCTACAAGATCGAGGTTGCGACCAACGACCTGGTCAATGTAACCACGCCGGGTCAGATCCACCACATCACCCCTCACGGCATTTCTGTCTCACAAATCCCCCTGTCGGGACCACCCACCCCGCACCAGCCCCAGGTGCCAGCCCCCACCACCACCTCTGcaccaccccatcccacacaGCCAACCCCTACCAAGATGAGCAAG CCACTGCAATCTCCAGTCCTCACGCCAAGCAGCCAGCCCAATCCGTCCATCCCCGCCTATGCCTCCCCCCAATCCCCAACCCTGCAGCCCCACACACCGATCAGTGGCACGCCCAATGCCCCTCCGCTGCAGAACAACCAGCCTGTGGAGTTCAATCATGCCATCAACTACGTCAACAAGATCAAGAACCGTTTCCAGGGTCAGCCGGACATCTACAAAGCCTTCCTGGAGATCCTGCACACCTACCAG AAGGAGCAGCGGAATGCTAAGGAGGCAGGAGGGAACTACACCCCAGCCCTGACAGAGCAGGAGGTCTATGCCCAGGTGGCCCGGCTCTTCAAGAACCAGGAGGACCTTCTCTCTGAGTTTGGCCAGTTCTTACCAGATGCCAACAGCTCGGTG CTATTAAGCAAGACGACAGCAGAAAAGGCGGAGTCTGTGTGGAATGACCACGGTGGCACAGCGAAGAAGCTGCAGCTCAACAACAAACAGAGGCCCAATCAGAACGGTTGCCAGATCCGCATGCTCTCTGGGACGGTTGCCACACCCCCTGTCAAG AAGAAGCCCAAGTTACTGAATTTGAAAGACTCGTCCCTGGTAGAAGCCAGCAAACATGGAGATGGCACAGAATCTCTGTTCTTTGAGAAG gtGCGGAAGGCCTTGCGGAGTGCAGAGGCCTATGACAACTTCCTGCGTTGTTTGGTTATCTTCAACCAAGAGGTCATCTCCAGGGCTGAGCTGGTGCAACTGGTGCTGCCTTTCCTGGG GAGATTCCCCGAACTGTTCAATTGGTTCAAGAACTTCCTAGGATACCGGGAAATGTCCCACACTGAGCGCTATCCCAAGGAGCGTGCCTTGGAGGGCATTGCCATGGAGATCGACTATGCTTCCTGCAAGAGACTGGGCTCGAGTTACAGAGCACTGCCGAAGAGCTACACGCAGCCCAAGTGCACCGGGAGAACGCCACTGTGCAAAGAG GTCCTCAATGACACCTGGGTGTCCTTCCCTTCCTGGTCTGAAGACTCCACCTTTGTGAGCTCCAAAAAGACTCAGTATGAGGAGCACATCTACAGATGTGAGGATGAACGCTTCGAG CTGGACGTGGTGCTGGAGACCAACCTGGCCACCATCCGCATGCTGGAGACCGTACAAAGAAAACTGTCGCGTATGTCTGCAGAGGAGCAGGCTAAGTTCCGCCTGGACAACACGCTGGGAGGCTCCTCGGAAGTCATCCATCGCAAGGCCATCCAGAGGATATACGGTGAAAAGGCCCCTGACATCATCGATGGGCTCAAGAAGAACCCTGCCATTTCTGTTCCCATTGTGCTGAAGAG GTTAAAGACCAAGGAGGAGGAGTGGCGGGAAGCCCAGAGGGGCTTCAACAAGATCTGGAGGGAGCAGAATGAGAAGTACTACTTGAAGTCTCTCGACCACCAAGGTATCAACTTCAAACAGAACGACACCAAGGTGCTACGATCCAAGACActgctcaatgagattgagagCATCTACGACGAG CGACAGGAACAGGCGTCGGAGGAGAACACCGCGATGCCCAGTGGCCCCCACCTGACTTTGACCTACAAGGACAGCCAGATCCTGGAGGATGCTGCCGCCCTCATCATCCACCACGTCAAGCGGCAGACGGGCATCCAGAAGGAGGATAAGTACAAGATCAAACAAATCATTCACCACTTGATCCCAGACATGCTGTTCGCCCAGCGCGGCGAGCTCTCGGAcctggaggaagaagaggaagaggagctggATGAGGCCGTGGCTAAGAAGCACAATGGTGTCACGCAAGGCGGAAGCCCCAACAAGTCCTCCAAGCTCCTCTTCTGCAACACGGGTGCCCAGAAGCTGAGAAGTTGCACCGAGGCCTACAATCTATTTTACGTCAACAATAACTGGTACATCTTCCTGCGGCTGCACCAGACACTGTGCTCGCGGCTGATGCGGATCTACGGGCAGGCGGAGAGACAAATTGAGGAGGACATCCGGGAgcgtgactgggagagagaagtGCTGGGCCTCAAGCGAGACAAGAATGACAACCCTGCCATCCAGCTGAGACTGAAAGAGCCCA TGGATATAGAGGTGGAGGACTACTACTCTGCCTTCCTGGAGATGGTGCGGAACCTTCTGGATGGCAACATGGAGCCGGCTCAGTACGAGGACTCCCTCCGGGAGATGTTCACCATCCATGCCTACACCGCCTTCACCATGGACAAACTCATCCAGAGCATCGTCAGGCAG CTCCAGCACATAGTGAGTGACGAGATCTGCGTGCAGGTGACAGACCTGTACTTAGCAGAGGGCACCAACGGGGCCACCGGAGGTCCCCTTCCCACCCAGACATCCAGAGCTTCCGCAGAGGGATGCTACCAGCGCAAGGCGGAACAGATCATGTCCGATGAGAATTGCTTCAAG CTTATGTTTCTAAAGAACAGAGGCCATGTTCAACTGACAGTGGAGCTTCTGGACACCGAGGAGGAGAACTCCGATGAACCCATGGAGGCAGAG CGCTGGTCAGATTACGTGGGTCGCTACCTGAATTCTGACTCTACCTCTCCAGAGTTGCGGGAACACCTTGCTCAGAAACCTGTCTTCCTTCCCAG GAACCTCCGTCGGATACGGAAGTACCAAAGGGGTAGGGAGCAGCTAGAGAAGGAGGCcagcgagggagagaaaaagtCCACAGAGAATGCTGAGAACCTTAAAATGGAATGTATGTTTAAGCTCAACTCCTACAAGATGGTTTATGTCTTCAAGTCTGAGGACTACATGTACCGACGCACTGCCTTGCTGCGAGCTCACCAG TCACACGAGAGAGTGAGCACCCGGTTGCACAAGCGCTTCCAGGCCTGGGTCGACTCCTGGGTGAAGGAGCATGTCACTCGCGACATGGCCGCTGAGACCAACAAGTGGCTGATGGGAGAGGGGCGTGACGGCCTGGTGCCGTGCACCACCACCCGCGAGCTGGAGATCCTCCACTTCATGAACATCAACAAGTACCGTGTCAAATACGGCTCACCCTTCAAAGCACCATAA